From a region of the Methylomonas rapida genome:
- a CDS encoding EAL domain-containing protein has translation MPLQQLVEYFNDRLEQQHNSRFRPFILQEGEVKGFFGSIQIGSRLLPIRDMNTAGRIIGYSAQLCVDSCLNHAEQQRKIEAAVTDVEPEHSSDSIINFDRLSRTVHMLNYLPKTHLDELLFLEVDPRHVLGVKADHGAYFEEVIIKCGLQTERVVITLPLGREYLHFYPLLLKGLQNYQKRGYRLAVRIMAYGADDKAMMTLISRAGPDFVKLSATLGDHQRNERALENLQKIKRLVDTVHGRSILIDVDDQHTADWVRLAGFELAQGRHVEKMATDPSQRQAVNGVVAQMKIGRAAAR, from the coding sequence GAGGTAAAGGGCTTTTTCGGTTCCATCCAAATTGGAAGTCGTTTATTACCCATCCGCGACATGAATACGGCAGGGCGGATTATTGGCTATTCCGCCCAGCTCTGTGTCGATTCGTGCCTGAATCATGCCGAGCAACAGCGCAAGATTGAGGCTGCCGTTACAGACGTTGAGCCGGAGCACTCAAGCGACTCGATTATCAATTTCGATCGTTTGTCGCGCACGGTACATATGCTCAATTACTTGCCCAAGACCCACTTGGACGAATTGTTGTTTCTCGAAGTCGACCCACGCCATGTGCTGGGAGTCAAGGCCGACCACGGCGCCTATTTCGAAGAGGTGATCATCAAATGCGGCCTGCAAACGGAGCGTGTCGTGATTACCTTGCCGCTTGGGCGGGAATATCTCCACTTTTATCCGCTGTTACTTAAAGGCCTGCAAAATTACCAGAAGCGCGGTTATCGTCTGGCTGTCCGTATCATGGCGTATGGGGCTGACGACAAAGCGATGATGACCTTGATTTCAAGGGCTGGGCCGGATTTCGTCAAGCTATCCGCTACGCTGGGCGATCATCAGCGCAATGAGCGGGCATTGGAAAACCTGCAGAAAATCAAACGTCTGGTCGATACGGTGCATGGTCGAAGTATCCTGATCGATGTCGACGATCAACATACGGCCGACTGGGTAAGACTGGCTGGATTCGAATTGGCGCAAGGGCGGCATGTCGAGAAGATGGCTACCGATCCGTCGCAGCGGCAAGCGGTCAACGGTGTTGTTGCACAAATGAAAATCGGCAGGGCCGCTGCGCGATGA